A single window of Acetohalobium arabaticum DSM 5501 DNA harbors:
- a CDS encoding YebC/PmpR family DNA-binding transcriptional regulator yields the protein MAGHSKWANIKHQKKKEDRRRAKLFSKLSKRIAVEAREGGGDPEKNPDLRMAIQKAKDNNMPKDNIQRAIDRGTGNLDGVEYERIIYEGYGPAGVALYLDLMSDNRNRTASELRHLLSQHGGNLGEKGCVAWMFKRKGQLIIDRTEVEVDEDEVLMSALEAGAEDISIEEQMIEIIIEPSGLEDARKSMEEDGYEFSSGDVVMIPENTVDVDNKKEAQKVLDLMDELEDHDDVQEVYSNFNIPDEIMTELEKEE from the coding sequence ATGGCTGGACATTCTAAATGGGCTAATATAAAACATCAAAAAAAGAAAGAAGATCGAAGAAGGGCTAAATTATTTTCAAAATTAAGCAAACGGATTGCTGTAGAAGCTCGTGAAGGCGGTGGTGATCCAGAGAAGAATCCTGATTTAAGAATGGCTATTCAGAAGGCTAAAGATAATAATATGCCTAAAGATAATATTCAGCGGGCTATTGATCGTGGAACTGGTAATTTAGATGGAGTTGAATATGAACGTATTATTTATGAAGGATATGGACCAGCAGGAGTAGCCTTATATTTAGATTTAATGAGTGATAATCGAAATCGAACTGCTTCTGAATTAAGGCACTTATTATCTCAGCATGGTGGTAATTTAGGCGAAAAAGGCTGTGTAGCCTGGATGTTTAAGCGCAAAGGCCAGTTGATTATCGATAGAACAGAAGTAGAAGTTGATGAAGATGAAGTGCTGATGTCTGCTCTGGAAGCTGGAGCTGAAGATATTTCTATTGAAGAACAGATGATTGAAATTATAATTGAACCTAGTGGATTAGAGGATGCCCGGAAGAGTATGGAAGAAGATGGCTATGAATTTTCTTCTGGAGATGTTGTTATGATTCCAGAGAATACAGTTGATGTCGATAATAAGAAAGAAGCACAGAAGGTACTGGATTTAATGGATGAATTAGAAGACCATGATGATGTTCAGGAAGTGTACTCTAATTTTAATATTCCTGATGAGATCATGACAGAATTAGAAAAGGAAGAATAA
- a CDS encoding BofC C-terminal domain-containing protein, which produces MLDKKKIILISLVIILLASVITYFGLDLRNNESTPQKEDRIKSEAEEDITQSQQKFSQLIKEKREEFETKLELTEERLLTGPNPSLIFKTYYTRCGDIVVDHKKAKNEFEINNLVAKYPQWTLAKKGKERIILKRRVDKVCPEHKEEMYLGIKDGTVAIFYGNPDDEQEILKRKTNISVDLLPAEEIESLKEGIIVESQKELLALLEGLSSIQDEQLK; this is translated from the coding sequence ATGCTCGATAAAAAGAAGATTATTCTGATTTCATTAGTAATTATTCTTTTGGCTTCAGTTATTACTTATTTTGGACTGGATTTGCGCAATAATGAAAGTACTCCTCAAAAAGAAGATAGAATTAAATCTGAGGCAGAAGAAGATATAACACAATCTCAGCAGAAATTTTCTCAGCTAATTAAAGAAAAGAGGGAAGAGTTTGAGACTAAATTGGAATTGACAGAAGAAAGATTACTGACTGGTCCTAATCCTTCTTTAATCTTTAAGACCTATTATACCCGCTGTGGAGATATTGTTGTTGATCACAAGAAAGCAAAGAATGAATTCGAAATAAATAATTTAGTAGCTAAATATCCTCAATGGACCTTGGCCAAGAAGGGAAAAGAAAGGATTATTTTAAAAAGACGAGTAGATAAGGTCTGTCCTGAACATAAAGAAGAGATGTATTTAGGAATTAAAGATGGAACTGTGGCCATATTTTATGGAAATCCGGATGATGAACAAGAGATTTTAAAACGCAAGACTAATATTTCAGTTGATCTTCTACCGGCAGAAGAAATAGAGAGTCTTAAAGAAGGAATTATAGTTGAATCACAAAAAGAATTACTGGCATTATTGGAAGGACTATCTAGTATTCAGGATGAACAGCTTAAATAA